One window of the Chanodichthys erythropterus isolate Z2021 chromosome 2, ASM2448905v1, whole genome shotgun sequence genome contains the following:
- the LOC137032574 gene encoding uncharacterized protein — translation MVRIRTVMREMLFAVFILSVIRSAGSKKTDECPAKQEMSCESLRTTEGYTYPVPPNIPASRDCEHAWYLLNGTCIAHSDGNGKKLEFVVAVTLKNLTVSACEDLQWELRCDSIQFHCKVNYTVIEPEEKQDDNNKAGLPDWGAALIVIGIVIVGALITAWFYCPKTKNRSSYTGKSGMV, via the exons ATGGTCAGGATTAGGACAGTCATGAGAGAAATGCTATTTGCCGTTTTTATACTCTCGGTCATTAGATCTGCAGGATCTAAAAAAACGGACG AATGTCCTGCAAAGCAGGAAATGTCATGTGAGAGCCTGCGCACGACTGAGGGCTACACATACCCGGTGCCCCCGAACATCCCCGCCTCAAGAGACTGCGAACATGCCTGGTACCTTCTG AATGGAACATGCATTGCTCATTCAGATGGCAATGGGAAGAAGTTGGAGTTTGTAGTGGCAGTGACACTTAAAAATCTGACCGTCAGCGCCTGTGAGGACCTGCAGTGGGAACTTCGCTGTGACAGCATTCAG TTTCACTGTAAAGTCAATTATACAG TTATAGAACCTGAGGAAAAACAAGATGACAACAATAAAG CTGGTTTACCTGACTGGGGTGCTGCTTTAATCGTGATTGGGATCGTGATTGTTGGTGCATTGATCACTGCTTGGTTTTACTGTCCAAAGACTAAAAACAG GTCAAGTTACACTGGAAAGAGTGGTATGGTGTAG